In one window of Saprospiraceae bacterium DNA:
- a CDS encoding outer membrane beta-barrel protein has protein sequence MCKILLTFVFCSLLLCPESQAQDEIKDPTFNFGLQAGVIFPSSLFRVRNRVEESNGISYRIEPSIGTQFGGIATFRLSEKFQLQGGFSLLLRRYECTASTESEQRSLKINTTIYEVPLLLMYYQRLGSQLLLTAGTGVNLQTLPSDLTSKTDGLDIIAFRRAFALPSSLTMLGLEFRKKGAGGFFAGLSYCITPFHLYDTGFRTRFNGQSRFYAIPHIGDYFCVVGRYYLD, from the coding sequence GTGTGCAAAATCCTCCTAACCTTTGTCTTTTGCTCTTTGCTTCTGTGTCCTGAGTCGCAGGCCCAAGACGAAATCAAAGACCCGACTTTCAATTTTGGCTTGCAAGCAGGCGTAATTTTTCCCAGCAGTCTTTTCAGGGTGCGCAACCGCGTGGAAGAGTCCAACGGCATTTCGTACCGCATCGAACCCAGTATCGGAACGCAATTTGGCGGCATAGCCACTTTTAGGCTTAGTGAAAAGTTCCAATTGCAAGGTGGCTTTTCCCTGCTCCTGCGCCGATACGAATGCACTGCCAGCACCGAAAGCGAACAACGCTCGCTCAAAATCAACACCACCATCTACGAGGTGCCGCTGCTGCTCATGTACTATCAACGCTTGGGAAGCCAACTGCTGCTGACCGCTGGCACAGGGGTGAACCTGCAAACGCTGCCCAGCGACCTGACATCCAAAACGGATGGGCTGGATATCATCGCGTTTCGCCGCGCCTTTGCCCTGCCGAGCAGCCTGACCATGCTCGGTCTGGAGTTCCGAAAAAAAGGGGCGGGCGGCTTTTTTGCCGGCTTGTCCTACTGCATCACCCCTTTCCACCTCTACGACACAGGTTTCCGAACACGCTTCAACGGACAAAGCCGCTTCTACGCCATCCCACACATCGGCGACTATTTCTGCGTGGTCGGGCGGTATTATTTGGATTGA
- a CDS encoding DUF11 domain-containing protein has translation MLTHGPYRALARLLFVLMFVQVHQAISVAQRPFTCEDQFFLTLNTTPPTLSEVVIDPQTNAVVFKSISDNLGIEVNAAGYRSVDNLIYCVNPNTGALVRIDADGVAEVLKILPLNLNDAYFAGDVTPDGRYLLILGTRYFLNGSANAANLVRIDLEDPDYGITVIPINRPGLIFDIAFHPVTDELYGYDSATQRLVRINPETGALFFNFPPSGVPVNTGSLFFDAYGRLFAYGSTSNDSEQNRLYSINPATGASTFLYQGPPARASDGCSCPYTVLLSKTVSPRQTFPCTEVEYTFEIVNTSRRPHEGILLEDQLPPGFTFVAVRENPLGGNVLSQPGDTFFRLSDVDLPDGRFKITIVVRVGAVAAGIYRNQAMLRNLPVGLGSERRSDDPFTTLEGDSTSLTVLALSFDSLFVEEAICEGVDFIRLDAQSYFAGFGNAVKYHWDDGSTNSFYNAERAGQYRVVATAGCDTAYIFYNVKYSAISVEILLNEDAATLSLGDSVFIRTSVFNTDNLTTYFWTDPLPGSLRCPTCADSWARPFNNVEYTVQVQNEFGCRDSASIRLLVNKNKNIYFPNVFMPAAENPDNGYFYGSGDGYAIVSRLSVYSRWGEQLYEARDITLNDARAGWDGTFRGQLMLPGVYTWVAEIAFLDGDSAIYAGDVTLIR, from the coding sequence ATGCTGACCCATGGGCCATATCGGGCACTTGCCCGGCTGTTGTTCGTCCTGATGTTCGTCCAAGTGCATCAGGCCATATCCGTCGCGCAGCGACCTTTCACTTGCGAAGACCAGTTCTTTCTGACGCTCAACACCACCCCGCCGACGCTCAGCGAGGTCGTCATTGACCCGCAGACCAACGCGGTGGTGTTCAAGAGCATCAGCGACAACTTAGGCATCGAAGTCAACGCCGCGGGCTACCGCAGCGTGGACAACTTGATATACTGCGTCAATCCCAACACTGGCGCATTGGTGCGCATTGATGCCGACGGCGTGGCGGAGGTGCTCAAGATACTCCCCCTCAATCTCAACGATGCCTATTTCGCGGGCGACGTGACCCCCGATGGCCGCTATCTGCTGATTCTTGGCACAAGGTATTTCCTCAATGGCTCCGCCAACGCCGCCAACCTCGTCCGCATTGACCTCGAAGACCCCGACTACGGCATCACCGTCATTCCCATCAATCGGCCCGGACTCATCTTCGACATCGCCTTCCACCCGGTGACCGACGAACTTTATGGCTACGACTCGGCCACCCAACGGCTGGTGCGCATCAACCCGGAGACGGGCGCGCTCTTTTTCAATTTTCCGCCGTCGGGAGTGCCCGTCAACACTGGCAGCCTCTTCTTCGACGCTTACGGCAGGTTGTTTGCATACGGCAGCACCAGCAACGACTCCGAGCAAAACAGGCTTTACAGCATCAACCCCGCCACTGGTGCCAGCACGTTTTTGTATCAAGGCCCACCCGCCAGAGCCTCCGACGGTTGCTCCTGTCCCTACACCGTGCTGTTGAGCAAAACGGTGTCGCCTCGCCAGACTTTCCCCTGCACAGAGGTGGAATACACCTTCGAAATCGTGAACACTTCCCGCCGCCCGCACGAAGGCATCCTGCTCGAAGACCAATTGCCGCCCGGGTTCACCTTCGTGGCGGTACGCGAAAACCCTTTGGGCGGCAACGTGCTGAGCCAACCCGGCGACACTTTTTTCCGGCTGAGCGACGTGGATTTGCCCGATGGCCGTTTCAAAATCACGATAGTGGTGCGCGTGGGCGCAGTCGCTGCGGGCATTTATCGCAATCAGGCCATGTTGCGCAATCTGCCCGTCGGCCTAGGCAGCGAGCGGCGCTCCGATGACCCTTTCACCACCTTGGAGGGCGACAGCACCAGCCTCACCGTGTTGGCGCTTTCGTTCGATTCGCTTTTCGTCGAGGAAGCCATCTGTGAGGGCGTGGACTTCATTCGACTGGATGCCCAATCGTATTTTGCAGGCTTCGGCAACGCCGTCAAATACCACTGGGACGACGGCAGCACCAATTCTTTTTACAACGCAGAACGTGCTGGCCAATACCGTGTGGTTGCCACGGCTGGCTGCGACACGGCATACATTTTTTACAATGTAAAATACTCGGCCATTTCGGTGGAAATACTACTCAACGAAGACGCGGCCACGCTCTCCTTGGGCGACAGCGTGTTCATCCGGACGAGCGTTTTCAACACCGACAACCTTACGACCTACTTTTGGACGGACCCGCTGCCCGGCTCGCTGCGCTGCCCGACCTGTGCCGACTCGTGGGCGCGACCGTTCAACAACGTCGAGTACACCGTGCAGGTGCAAAACGAATTCGGATGCCGCGATTCGGCCTCCATCCGCCTGTTGGTGAACAAAAACAAGAACATTTATTTCCCCAATGTTTTTATGCCTGCTGCCGAAAACCCCGATAACGGCTACTTTTACGGCTCCGGCGATGGCTATGCCATTGTGTCCCGTCTGTCCGTGTACTCACGCTGGGGCGAGCAACTCTACGAAGCACGCGACATCACCCTCAACGACGCGCGGGCGGGTTGGGATGGCACCTTCAGAGGCCAGCTCATGTTGCCCGGCGTTTATACTTGGGTGGCGGAAATTGCCTTCCTTGATGGGGATTCGGCGATTTATGCGGGAGACGTGACGCTGATTAGATAA